From a single Cytophagales bacterium WSM2-2 genomic region:
- the nusG gene encoding transcription termination/antitermination protein NusG has protein sequence MAELKWYVLRVISGQEKKIKSYLETEIERSKLQEFIPQVLIPSEKVYEMRNGKKRVRERNFFPGYVLVSADLSHGEAYHKVNNIPGVIGFLGSNGSSATSKDPVALRQAEVNRILGKVDEVDQFEEKLETPFIKGESVKVMDGPFSGFTGNVEEIFEDKKKLNVMVKIFGRNTPVELSYMQVEKLD, from the coding sequence ATGGCAGAGCTAAAGTGGTATGTGTTGCGCGTCATCAGCGGCCAGGAAAAGAAAATCAAATCTTACCTGGAAACGGAGATTGAGCGCTCCAAACTGCAGGAGTTTATTCCGCAGGTACTGATCCCTTCGGAGAAGGTTTACGAAATGCGCAATGGTAAAAAGCGCGTTCGTGAGAGAAACTTCTTCCCGGGATATGTACTTGTTTCAGCAGACCTCTCCCATGGAGAAGCGTATCACAAAGTGAATAATATTCCCGGAGTGATTGGTTTTCTGGGCTCTAACGGCTCAAGCGCCACGAGCAAAGATCCGGTAGCCCTGAGGCAAGCGGAGGTAAACCGCATCCTTGGAAAAGTAGATGAGGTAGATCAGTTCGAAGAAAAATTGGAGACCCCTTTCATTAAGGGAGAATCCGTAAAAGTAATGGATGGACCTTTCAGCGGGTTTACTGGAAATGTGGAGGAGATTTTCGAAGACAAGAAGAAGCTGAATGTAATGGTGAAAATTTTCGGCAGGAATACTCCTGTTGAATTGAGCTACATGCAAGTAGAAAAATTAGATTAA
- a CDS encoding 50S ribosomal protein L10 → MTREEKGQIIDELAEKFSQNNHFYITDASGLTVAQVNALRRLCFHAGVEYVVYKNTLIRKALERQKANYEDIFKSLKGFSGVMFSKEAGNAPAKVIKEYRKKLEGKPGLKAASIESALFIGEEHLNTLTELKSKNELIGEIISLLQSPAKNVLSALLSGKQTVAGLVKALEERKN, encoded by the coding sequence ATGACCAGGGAAGAAAAAGGACAGATCATTGATGAGTTGGCTGAGAAATTTTCTCAGAACAACCATTTCTATATCACAGACGCTTCAGGTTTAACTGTAGCTCAGGTGAATGCGTTGCGCAGGTTGTGTTTTCATGCCGGAGTAGAATATGTGGTTTACAAAAACACATTGATCCGCAAGGCTTTGGAAAGGCAGAAGGCGAACTACGAAGATATTTTTAAATCTCTGAAAGGCTTTTCAGGCGTGATGTTCTCGAAAGAGGCTGGCAACGCTCCTGCGAAAGTTATTAAAGAGTATCGCAAGAAACTGGAGGGTAAACCCGGATTAAAAGCAGCTTCCATCGAGTCTGCCCTCTTTATCGGTGAAGAACACTTAAATACGCTCACTGAGTTGAAATCTAAGAATGAACTCATTGGCGAAATTATTTCATTGCTGCAATCTCCTGCGAAGAATGTATTGTCTGCCCTGTTGAGTGGCAAGCAAACTGTAGCCGGACTTGTGAAGGCTTTGGAAGAAAGAAAAAACTAA
- the rplL gene encoding 50S ribosomal protein L7/L12, producing MADIKSIGDQLVELTVKEVNELASYLKETYGIEPAAAAVAVAAGPAAGGGGAAAAEKTNFDVVLKSAGANKLQIVKLVKELTGLGLKEAKDVVDGAPKTIKEGLPKDEAENLKKQLVEAGAEIELK from the coding sequence ATGGCGGATATCAAATCAATCGGCGATCAACTTGTAGAACTTACTGTAAAAGAAGTAAACGAATTAGCTTCTTACCTGAAAGAAACATATGGCATTGAGCCTGCAGCTGCGGCTGTTGCTGTAGCGGCTGGTCCTGCTGCTGGTGGTGGTGGCGCTGCTGCTGCTGAGAAAACCAACTTCGATGTTGTGTTGAAGAGCGCAGGTGCTAACAAACTTCAGATCGTGAAGTTGGTGAAAGAATTGACCGGTCTTGGCTTGAAAGAAGCTAAAGATGTAGTTGATGGAGCTCCTAAGACTATCAAAGAAGGCTTACCTAAAGACGAAGCTGAGAACTTGAAGAAACAACTCGTTGAGGCTGGTGCCGAAATTGAGTTGAAATAA
- the recF gene encoding DNA replication and repair protein RecF, whose protein sequence is MFLQELRLFNFKNYAEASLRFDQPVNCFLGSNGSGKTNLLDAMHYLSFTKSAINPTDVQNIRLGETQFMIKGNFLLNEKRKEVICFFQQGQKKTIREDGVDCMKFSDHVGKYPVVMIAPQDIELIWDGSEVRRKFFDSLLSQIDHSYLENLIVYSTFLKQRNSALKMFADRGHTDHDLLAGYDQKIIPTAKFIFQKRKEFLREYLPAFQTHYQNLSDSGTEEMDIQYRSDLDGVDFGEMLRKNLSRDLALQRTTNGIHRDDFLFLLNGNEVKRFGSQGQQKSFLIGLKLAEFQAIAEKKKFKPLLLLDDIFDKLDDNRISKILKLVTEGMFGQLFITDARPDRCKEVLKEIDLKAGVVMIENGKFV, encoded by the coding sequence GTGTTTCTTCAGGAATTACGGCTATTCAATTTCAAAAACTATGCTGAAGCGAGCCTCCGGTTTGATCAGCCGGTGAACTGCTTTCTCGGAAGCAATGGCAGCGGTAAGACAAACCTGCTCGATGCCATGCATTATTTGTCATTCACCAAGAGCGCCATCAATCCTACCGATGTTCAAAATATCCGGCTTGGAGAAACTCAGTTTATGATCAAAGGAAACTTCCTGTTGAATGAGAAGAGAAAGGAAGTTATCTGCTTTTTCCAGCAAGGACAGAAGAAAACCATTCGCGAAGACGGAGTCGATTGTATGAAATTTTCTGATCACGTTGGAAAATATCCGGTTGTAATGATTGCTCCGCAAGACATTGAACTGATCTGGGATGGGAGCGAGGTGAGGCGTAAATTTTTCGACAGCCTGCTTTCGCAAATTGATCACAGTTATTTAGAGAATCTGATTGTTTATTCAACATTTCTTAAACAACGGAATAGCGCTCTTAAAATGTTTGCCGACCGCGGACACACCGATCACGATCTGCTGGCGGGGTATGATCAGAAAATTATTCCTACAGCTAAATTCATTTTTCAGAAAAGAAAAGAATTTCTAAGGGAGTATCTTCCTGCTTTCCAAACACACTATCAAAACTTATCCGATTCCGGGACTGAAGAAATGGACATACAGTACAGATCCGATTTGGACGGAGTTGATTTTGGAGAGATGCTCCGCAAAAATCTCTCCCGTGACCTGGCTTTGCAAAGGACAACCAATGGAATTCATCGTGATGATTTTTTGTTTTTGTTGAATGGAAATGAAGTTAAGCGCTTTGGCTCGCAGGGGCAGCAGAAGTCTTTTTTGATAGGGCTGAAGCTGGCGGAGTTTCAGGCCATTGCTGAAAAGAAAAAATTTAAGCCGCTGCTTTTGCTCGATGATATTTTCGATAAGCTGGACGACAACAGGATCAGTAAAATTTTAAAATTGGTTACGGAAGGAATGTTTGGCCAGCTATTCATCACCGATGCGCGACCGGATCGATGCAAGGAGGTTTTGAAGGAGATCGATTTGAAGGCCGGTGTTGTGATGATTGAAAATGGTAAGTTTGTCTAA
- the pdhA gene encoding pyruvate dehydrogenase E1 component subunit alpha → MAATAQAKSKTSKAEYSKETYLFWFESMLLMRKFEEKAGQLYGMQKIRGFCHLYIGQEACASGAVSALRKGDKYITAYRDHAHPLALGTSPNAVMAELYAKETGVSKGKGGSMHIFDKENHFFGGHGIVGGQVPLGAGIGFAEKFNKTGNLCICYMGDGAVRQGAFHEALNLAMLWKIPVIFVIENNGYAMGTSVKRTSNVTELYTLADSYDMPAEPVDAMNVEDVHEAVARAAERARAGEGPTLLEFRTYRYKGHSMSDPQKYRSKEEVEEYKQRDPIEQVRKTILDKKIASEKDLDAIEQKVNAQVEESVKFAEESKFPDASEAMKDIYMQEDYPFITD, encoded by the coding sequence ATGGCAGCCACCGCCCAAGCTAAAAGCAAAACATCCAAAGCTGAATACTCCAAAGAGACCTATCTGTTTTGGTTTGAATCGATGTTGCTCATGCGCAAATTCGAAGAGAAAGCAGGGCAGCTTTATGGAATGCAAAAAATCCGTGGTTTCTGCCATTTATACATTGGCCAGGAGGCTTGCGCTTCCGGGGCTGTATCTGCTTTAAGAAAAGGAGACAAGTATATCACCGCTTATCGCGACCACGCACATCCACTCGCACTTGGTACAAGCCCAAACGCTGTGATGGCCGAACTTTATGCAAAGGAAACGGGCGTCAGTAAAGGCAAGGGTGGTTCCATGCACATTTTTGATAAGGAAAATCACTTCTTCGGTGGTCACGGTATTGTAGGCGGACAGGTTCCGCTTGGTGCCGGAATCGGCTTTGCCGAAAAATTCAATAAAACCGGCAACCTCTGCATTTGTTACATGGGTGACGGAGCCGTGCGTCAAGGTGCTTTCCACGAAGCGCTGAATCTGGCTATGCTGTGGAAAATCCCGGTGATCTTCGTTATCGAAAACAACGGTTACGCCATGGGAACTTCTGTGAAGCGTACCTCCAACGTAACTGAGCTTTATACCTTGGCTGATTCCTATGATATGCCTGCAGAGCCTGTGGATGCCATGAATGTGGAAGACGTGCACGAAGCTGTAGCACGTGCGGCCGAACGTGCCCGTGCAGGTGAAGGACCAACTCTGCTGGAATTCAGAACTTATCGCTACAAAGGTCACTCCATGAGCGATCCTCAGAAGTACCGTTCAAAAGAGGAAGTCGAAGAATACAAGCAACGCGATCCGATTGAGCAAGTAAGAAAAACTATCCTCGACAAAAAGATCGCCTCTGAGAAAGATCTGGACGCCATAGAACAAAAAGTAAATGCACAGGTTGAAGAGAGTGTGAAGTTCGCGGAAGAATCCAAATTCCCGGATGCCTCAGAAGCAATGAAGGATATTTACATGCAAGAAGATTATCCGTTCATTACGGATTAA
- the rplK gene encoding 50S ribosomal protein L11, giving the protein MAKEAIGYLKLQVKGGQANPAPPIGPALGSKGLNIMDFCKQFNARSQDKQGQVLPVLITIYNDKSFDFVIKTPPAAILIMEAIKLQKGSKEPNRSKVGSISWDQVKKIAEIKMPDLNAFKVESAMKMIAGTARSMGVTVSGVAPWNK; this is encoded by the coding sequence ATGGCAAAGGAAGCAATAGGTTATTTGAAGTTACAAGTGAAAGGCGGTCAGGCTAACCCTGCACCTCCCATTGGTCCTGCACTCGGTTCAAAAGGTTTGAACATCATGGACTTCTGTAAGCAGTTCAACGCTCGCTCGCAAGACAAACAAGGCCAGGTGTTGCCTGTGTTGATCACTATCTACAATGACAAGTCTTTTGACTTCGTCATCAAAACTCCTCCTGCCGCAATCCTGATTATGGAAGCCATTAAGCTTCAAAAAGGATCAAAAGAACCTAACCGTTCTAAAGTAGGATCGATCTCCTGGGATCAGGTCAAAAAAATTGCTGAAATCAAAATGCCTGACCTCAACGCTTTCAAAGTTGAGTCAGCTATGAAAATGATTGCAGGAACAGCTCGCAGCATGGGTGTTACCGTAAGCGGAGTTGCTCCCTGGAATAAATAA
- the rpoB gene encoding DNA-directed RNA polymerase subunit beta: MAKKTLNNRIDFSSIDKVLEYPDFLDIQLQSFKDFLQIETPAEKRQNEGLFKVFAENFPISDSRENFVLEFVDYTIDPPKYNVDECIDRGLTFSVPLKAKLRLTCNDEDNEDFETIEQEVFLGNIPYMTEKGSFVINGAERVIVSQLHRSPGVFFAMSKHTNGTKLYSARIIPFKGSWIEFATDVNAVMYAYIDRKKKFPVTTLLRAIGYGTDKDILDLFGLSEEVEANKNTLKKMTGRKLAARVLKTWTEDFVDEDTGEVVSIDRNEVLLERDHVITAEDVDVIIESGTKSIIVHREDVNVADFQIIFNTLAKDNSNSEKEAVEQIYRQLRNTEAPDEQTARDIIQSLFFSEKRYDLGEVGRYRINKKLGLDLSADQRVLTTEDIILIVKYLIGLINSKAVVDDIDHLSNRRVRTVGEQLYSQFGVGLARMARTIKERMNVRDNEDFKPVDLINARTLSSVINSFFGTNQLSQFMDQTNPLAEITHKRRMSALGPGGLSRERAGFEVRDVHYTHYGRLCTIETPEGPNIGLISSLCVHAKVNKMGFIETPYRKVENGKVKGKDVIFLTAEEEDTFNIAQANVRIKSNGELEEEKVKARFEGDFPVVDPKDIRYMDIAPNQIVSIAASLIPFLEHDDANRALMGSNMQRQAVPLMRPEAPVVGTGLESRIAMDSRALVLAEGNGVVEFVDAKKIVIKYEVSEEQALVRFDDEFKTYSLIKFRRTNQDTCINLTPLVKKGDKVSKGQPLCQGYGTANGELALGRNLLVAYMPWQGYNFEDAIVISERVVRDDVYTSIHIEEFELEVRDTKRGEEELTSEIPNVSEEAVKHLDENGIIRIGAEVKEGDILIGKITPKGETDPTPEEKLLRAIFGDKAGDVKDASMKAPPSLKGVVIDTKLFSRPKRDKDLRTKSKKELDALKNRYGKDLTELRNEMIKKLTSLLTGKTSQGVKHKFGDELISKGVKFSSKVIESNLFPDKNIYRDESNYNVPEEVNLIADISLENWSNDDATNDLISEVVKNYLNRRNVIAGEFKRERFTLEVGDELPAGIVQLAKVYVAKKRKLKVGDKMAGRHGNKGVVARIVREEDMPFLEDGTPVDICLNPLGVPSRMNLGQIYETVLAWAGKKLGRKYATPIFDGASLDQVSAELKEANLPEFGRTYLYDGLTGAKFDQPVTVGLAYMLKLGHLVDDKMHARSIGPYSLITQQPLGGKAQFGGQRFGEMEVWAIEAFGASHILQEILTIKSDDVIGRAKAYESIVKGENMRKPNIPESFNVLVHELRGLALEITMD, from the coding sequence TTGGCAAAGAAAACATTAAACAACCGAATTGATTTTTCGTCCATCGACAAAGTGCTGGAATATCCAGACTTTCTGGACATTCAACTTCAATCGTTCAAAGACTTTTTGCAAATCGAGACTCCTGCAGAGAAGAGGCAGAATGAAGGTCTCTTTAAAGTGTTTGCAGAAAATTTCCCTATCTCCGACTCACGCGAGAACTTCGTGCTTGAGTTCGTGGATTATACGATCGATCCTCCAAAATACAACGTTGATGAGTGCATTGATCGCGGACTTACGTTTTCAGTTCCGCTGAAAGCAAAGCTTCGTCTCACTTGTAACGATGAGGACAATGAAGATTTCGAAACCATAGAACAGGAGGTTTTCTTAGGAAACATTCCTTATATGACTGAGAAAGGCTCATTCGTCATTAACGGAGCTGAGCGCGTGATCGTGTCACAATTGCATCGTTCTCCAGGTGTGTTTTTCGCCATGAGTAAGCACACGAACGGGACGAAATTGTATTCAGCACGTATCATCCCTTTCAAAGGTTCATGGATCGAATTCGCGACAGACGTGAATGCGGTGATGTACGCTTACATCGACCGCAAGAAAAAATTCCCTGTGACGACACTGCTCCGCGCCATTGGATATGGTACGGATAAAGATATCCTGGATTTGTTTGGCTTGAGTGAAGAAGTAGAGGCCAACAAAAACACGTTGAAAAAAATGACCGGCCGCAAGTTGGCAGCCCGTGTTTTGAAAACATGGACGGAAGACTTCGTGGATGAAGATACCGGTGAAGTGGTTTCCATCGATCGTAACGAGGTGTTGCTGGAGCGTGATCATGTGATCACTGCGGAAGATGTAGATGTGATCATTGAATCAGGAACCAAGTCAATTATCGTTCACCGTGAAGATGTGAACGTGGCTGATTTCCAGATCATCTTCAACACCCTGGCGAAAGACAACTCCAACTCTGAAAAAGAAGCTGTTGAGCAAATCTATCGTCAATTAAGAAATACTGAAGCTCCCGATGAGCAAACTGCTCGCGATATTATTCAGAGCTTGTTCTTCAGCGAGAAGCGTTATGACCTTGGTGAAGTTGGCCGTTACAGGATCAACAAAAAACTTGGTCTTGACCTGAGCGCAGATCAGCGCGTATTGACGACTGAGGACATCATCCTTATTGTAAAATACCTGATCGGGTTGATCAACTCTAAAGCAGTAGTTGACGATATCGATCACTTGAGCAACAGACGTGTGCGTACGGTTGGTGAACAATTGTATTCACAGTTTGGTGTAGGTCTTGCCCGTATGGCAAGAACCATCAAAGAAAGAATGAACGTTCGCGATAACGAAGACTTCAAGCCTGTTGATTTGATCAACGCGCGTACATTGTCTTCCGTAATTAACTCATTCTTCGGAACGAACCAGCTGTCACAGTTCATGGATCAAACTAACCCATTGGCAGAGATCACGCACAAGCGTAGGATGTCTGCCCTTGGTCCCGGTGGTCTTTCACGTGAACGTGCCGGTTTTGAAGTTCGAGACGTACACTATACGCACTACGGTCGTTTGTGTACCATCGAAACTCCCGAAGGTCCGAACATCGGTTTGATCTCATCACTTTGCGTTCATGCGAAAGTGAACAAGATGGGATTCATCGAGACACCTTACCGCAAGGTGGAGAATGGTAAAGTGAAAGGTAAGGACGTGATCTTCCTGACAGCAGAAGAAGAAGATACATTCAACATCGCTCAGGCGAATGTTAGGATCAAGTCAAACGGTGAACTGGAAGAAGAAAAAGTAAAAGCACGTTTTGAAGGAGACTTCCCGGTAGTGGACCCGAAAGACATCCGCTATATGGATATCGCTCCGAACCAGATCGTGTCTATTGCGGCTTCATTGATTCCTTTCCTTGAGCATGATGATGCCAACCGCGCCCTGATGGGTTCGAACATGCAACGTCAGGCTGTACCGTTGATGAGACCTGAAGCTCCGGTGGTAGGTACTGGCCTTGAAAGCCGTATCGCCATGGATTCACGCGCCCTTGTACTTGCAGAAGGCAATGGTGTTGTTGAATTCGTTGACGCAAAAAAAATTGTTATCAAATATGAAGTATCAGAGGAGCAGGCACTTGTTCGCTTCGATGATGAATTCAAAACTTATAGCCTGATCAAGTTCCGCAGAACTAACCAGGACACTTGTATCAACCTGACTCCGCTTGTGAAGAAGGGTGATAAGGTGAGCAAAGGCCAGCCGTTGTGCCAGGGTTATGGAACTGCAAACGGGGAATTGGCTCTTGGAAGAAACTTGCTCGTGGCATACATGCCTTGGCAGGGATACAACTTCGAGGACGCTATCGTAATTTCTGAACGCGTAGTTCGCGATGACGTTTATACTTCGATCCACATCGAAGAATTTGAACTGGAAGTTCGCGATACCAAACGTGGTGAAGAAGAGTTGACTTCAGAGATTCCGAACGTAAGCGAGGAAGCTGTGAAACACCTTGATGAAAACGGGATCATCCGTATCGGAGCAGAAGTAAAAGAAGGAGATATTTTGATCGGTAAGATTACACCGAAAGGTGAAACCGATCCGACACCGGAAGAAAAACTGCTCCGCGCCATCTTTGGTGACAAGGCAGGTGATGTGAAAGATGCTTCGATGAAAGCGCCTCCATCATTAAAAGGTGTGGTTATCGATACCAAACTCTTCTCTCGTCCGAAGCGTGATAAAGATTTGCGCACCAAGTCGAAGAAAGAATTGGATGCGTTGAAGAATCGTTACGGCAAAGACCTCACGGAATTGCGCAACGAGATGATCAAGAAATTGACTTCGTTGTTGACAGGTAAAACCAGCCAGGGTGTGAAGCACAAATTCGGTGATGAACTGATCAGCAAGGGCGTGAAGTTCTCTTCGAAAGTGATTGAGAGCAACTTGTTCCCTGACAAGAACATTTACCGCGATGAAAGCAATTACAACGTTCCGGAAGAAGTCAACCTGATAGCGGACATCAGTCTTGAGAACTGGAGCAACGATGACGCTACGAACGACCTCATCTCAGAAGTAGTGAAGAACTATCTGAACAGGCGTAATGTTATTGCCGGTGAGTTTAAGCGTGAGCGCTTCACATTGGAAGTAGGCGATGAATTGCCCGCAGGTATTGTGCAATTGGCAAAAGTTTATGTGGCTAAGAAGCGTAAACTGAAAGTGGGAGATAAGATGGCCGGACGTCACGGAAACAAAGGTGTGGTAGCTCGTATCGTTCGCGAAGAAGATATGCCATTCCTGGAAGACGGAACACCGGTTGATATTTGTTTGAACCCGCTTGGTGTGCCTTCGCGTATGAACCTGGGTCAGATTTATGAAACTGTGTTGGCATGGGCCGGGAAGAAATTGGGTAGAAAATATGCTACTCCGATTTTTGACGGTGCATCGCTCGATCAGGTTTCAGCCGAATTGAAAGAAGCAAATCTTCCTGAATTTGGAAGAACTTACTTATACGATGGCCTGACTGGTGCTAAGTTCGATCAGCCTGTAACGGTTGGTCTTGCTTACATGCTCAAACTTGGTCACTTGGTTGATGATAAGATGCACGCCCGTTCAATCGGACCGTACTCACTCATCACACAGCAGCCGTTGGGTGGTAAAGCACAGTTTGGTGGTCAGCGTTTCGGAGAGATGGAAGTGTGGGCGATCGAGGCATTCGGTGCTTCGCATATCCTGCAGGAGATCCTTACCATCAAGTCAGACGATGTCATTGGTCGTGCAAAAGCATACGAATCAATTGTGAAAGGCGAGAATATGCGCAAGCCGAATATTCCTGAGTCATTCAATGTATTGGTGCATGAATTGCGTGGTCTCGCCCTCGAGATTACGATGGATTAA
- the ribH gene encoding 6,7-dimethyl-8-ribityllumazine synthase, whose protein sequence is MAGILQSVSGKSKINIRNKKFAIVVAEWNEEITEPLFDGAHQALLDLGASKKNIIRKNVPGSFELPLGAQLMAGQKNIAAVICIGCVIQGDTPHFDYICQAVAYGIMKVNLKFNKPVAFGVLTTLNKKQALERAGGALGNKGEEAALTVVKML, encoded by the coding sequence ATGGCAGGTATACTTCAATCCGTATCCGGGAAAAGCAAAATCAATATCAGGAATAAAAAATTTGCCATTGTTGTGGCCGAGTGGAACGAGGAGATCACGGAGCCTTTGTTTGACGGTGCCCATCAGGCGTTGCTCGATCTCGGGGCATCAAAAAAAAATATTATTAGAAAGAATGTTCCGGGAAGTTTTGAGCTTCCGCTGGGCGCCCAACTGATGGCCGGGCAAAAAAATATTGCTGCTGTGATATGCATCGGCTGCGTTATCCAGGGTGACACACCTCACTTCGATTATATCTGCCAGGCTGTTGCCTACGGAATTATGAAAGTGAATCTGAAGTTCAATAAGCCGGTTGCTTTCGGAGTGCTGACTACCCTTAATAAAAAGCAAGCCCTTGAGCGTGCTGGTGGTGCCTTAGGTAATAAAGGAGAGGAAGCTGCGCTTACCGTAGTTAAAATGCTCTAG
- the tuf gene encoding elongation factor Tu has protein sequence MAKETFDRSKPHVNIGTIGHVDHGKTTLTAAITQVLSKKGLAAVRDFSSIDNAPEEKERGITINTSHVEYSTEKRHYAHVDCPGHADYVKNMVTGAAQMDGAILVVAATDGPMPQTREHILLARQVGVPALVVFMNKVDLVDDAELLDLVEMEVRELLSSYQFPGDTMPVIRGSALGALNGEAKWVEKVNELMDAVDNHIPIPVRLIDKDFLMPVEDVFSITGRGTVATGRIERGIIKTGDAVQILGMGAENLTSTITGVEMFRKILDRGEAGDNVGLLLRGIEKEQICRGMVICKPGTVTPHAKFKAEVYVLSKEEGGRHTPFFNKYRPQFYFRTTDVTGEVKLPAGVEMVMPGDNVSIEVELINKIAMEKGLRFAIREGGRTVGSGQVTEILD, from the coding sequence ATGGCAAAAGAAACATTTGACCGCTCAAAACCGCACGTAAACATCGGTACCATTGGTCACGTTGACCACGGTAAAACTACGTTGACGGCTGCTATTACTCAGGTTCTTTCTAAAAAAGGACTTGCTGCAGTTCGTGACTTCTCATCAATTGATAACGCTCCTGAAGAAAAAGAACGCGGTATCACTATCAACACTTCGCACGTAGAATATTCTACTGAGAAAAGACACTACGCACACGTAGACTGTCCTGGTCACGCTGACTATGTAAAAAACATGGTTACTGGTGCTGCCCAGATGGACGGAGCTATCCTCGTGGTTGCTGCTACTGACGGCCCTATGCCTCAGACTCGCGAGCACATCCTCTTGGCTCGTCAGGTAGGTGTACCTGCACTTGTCGTGTTCATGAACAAAGTTGACTTGGTTGACGATGCAGAATTGCTTGACCTCGTTGAAATGGAAGTTCGCGAACTCCTTTCTTCTTATCAATTTCCTGGCGACACCATGCCAGTCATCCGTGGCTCTGCTTTAGGTGCATTGAATGGCGAAGCTAAGTGGGTAGAAAAAGTTAACGAATTGATGGATGCAGTGGATAACCACATTCCGATTCCGGTTCGTTTGATTGACAAAGATTTCTTGATGCCTGTAGAAGACGTATTCTCGATCACTGGTCGTGGTACTGTTGCTACTGGTCGTATTGAGCGTGGTATCATCAAAACTGGTGATGCAGTTCAAATCCTTGGAATGGGTGCTGAGAACCTTACTTCTACCATCACTGGTGTAGAAATGTTCCGCAAAATCCTTGACAGAGGAGAAGCTGGTGACAACGTAGGTTTGTTGCTCCGTGGTATTGAAAAAGAGCAAATCTGCCGCGGTATGGTTATTTGCAAGCCTGGTACTGTAACTCCTCACGCTAAATTCAAAGCTGAAGTTTATGTATTGAGCAAAGAAGAAGGTGGTCGTCACACTCCTTTCTTCAACAAATACCGCCCTCAGTTCTACTTCCGTACAACGGATGTAACTGGCGAAGTAAAACTTCCTGCAGGCGTGGAAATGGTTATGCCTGGTGACAACGTATCTATCGAAGTGGAGCTGATCAACAAGATTGCCATGGAGAAAGGATTGCGTTTCGCTATCCGCGAAGGTGGCCGTACAGTAGGTTCTGGCCAGGTAACTGAGATCCTCGACTAA
- the rplA gene encoding 50S ribosomal protein L1, producing the protein MARVSKNRKAVAAKYNLEKEYSLTDAAKMLKDITFTKFDASVDVDIRLGVDPKKSDQMVRGVVSLPHGLGKVVRVLVLCSPDKEQEAKDAGAEYVGLDEYIKKIEGGWTDIDVIITMPTVMAKVGKLGKVLGPRGLMPNPKSGTVTLEVGKAVKEVKAGKVDFKIDKQGIIHASVGKASFSADKIKDNAAELINMVVKLKPASSKGTYIQSVSLSTTMSPGIRVDSGSLGI; encoded by the coding sequence ATGGCAAGAGTATCAAAAAACAGAAAGGCGGTTGCCGCCAAGTATAACTTAGAGAAAGAATATTCTCTGACGGATGCTGCAAAAATGCTGAAGGATATCACCTTCACCAAGTTTGATGCCTCTGTAGACGTTGACATCCGTTTGGGTGTTGACCCGAAGAAGTCAGACCAAATGGTGCGCGGAGTTGTCTCTTTGCCTCACGGCTTAGGCAAAGTTGTGCGCGTATTAGTGCTTTGCTCACCTGACAAAGAACAGGAAGCGAAAGACGCTGGCGCAGAGTATGTTGGACTGGATGAATACATTAAAAAAATCGAAGGCGGTTGGACTGATATTGATGTTATCATCACGATGCCCACCGTTATGGCGAAAGTAGGTAAACTGGGAAAGGTACTCGGCCCTCGTGGCTTGATGCCAAATCCTAAGTCCGGAACAGTTACCCTCGAAGTTGGAAAAGCAGTGAAAGAAGTGAAAGCGGGTAAAGTGGACTTTAAAATCGACAAACAAGGAATCATTCACGCAAGTGTCGGTAAGGCTTCCTTCAGCGCGGACAAGATCAAAGACAACGCTGCTGAACTTATCAATATGGTTGTAAAACTGAAACCAGCTTCATCGAAGGGTACATACATTCAAAGTGTGTCGCTTTCCACTACGATGAGTCCGGGCATCAGGGTTGATTCAGGTTCATTGGGCATTTAA